In one Solanum dulcamara chromosome 1, daSolDulc1.2, whole genome shotgun sequence genomic region, the following are encoded:
- the LOC129894526 gene encoding F-box protein PP2-B5-like, with the protein MDKKLGIKKPLIQLKKGSNQQKISPPLTLTKKRSLHVQLFSEAAYLGFVRSLDFRGSIETKMVSPKTDYVAYLVFKLVDTSNGLESANLTIMSVSYKAETATEEQGNIVQLISKFPKLRGDGWMEIELGNLNSKEGSDGLFIERLIEIKRPDHELSGFNIEGIEFRPKIID; encoded by the exons ATGGACAAGAAGCTTGGGATTAAGAAACCTCTTATACAATTGAAGAAAGGAAGCAATCAACAAAAGATATCGCCACCTCTCACTCTGACAAAGAAAAGGAGCTTGCATGTGCAATT ATTCTCAGAAGCGGCATATCTTGGCTTTGTACGTTCATTGGATTTTCGGGGAAGTATAGAAACAAAAATGGTGTCACCCAAGACAGATTATGTTGCCTATTTGGTGTTCAAATTGGTAGATACGTCCAATGGACTTGAATCTGCTAATTTAACCATTATGTCTGTTAGTTATAAAGCTGAAACTGCGACTGAAGAACAAGGCAACATTGTGCAGCTAATTTCAAAATTTCCCAAACTAAGAGGAGATGGATGGATGGAAATAGAATTGGGAAATCTTAATAGCAAGGAAGGCAGTGATGGTCTTTTTATAGAGAGATTGATTGAGATTAAACGTCCAGATCACGAATTAAGTGGGTTCAACATTGAAGGAATTGAGTTTCGTCCTAAAATAATTGACTAA